A stretch of the Cyprinus carpio isolate SPL01 chromosome B4, ASM1834038v1, whole genome shotgun sequence genome encodes the following:
- the LOC109106021 gene encoding arg8-vasotocin receptor, whose amino-acid sequence MGNASNQTTANNDTDPFGRNEDVAKMEITVLSVTFLVAVIGNLCVLLAMHNTKKKSSRMHLFIKHLSLADLVVAFFQVLPQLCWEITFRFYGPDFLCRIVKHLQVLGMFASTYMMVMMTLDRYIAICHPLKTLQQPTKRAYIMIGSTWLFSLLLSTPQYFIFSLSEIQNGSDVYDCWGHFIEPWGIRAYITWITVGIFLIPVIILMICYGFICHSIWKNFKSKTKRGALHSTKNGMIGKASVSSVTIISRAKLRTVKMTFVIVLAYIVCWAPFFIVQMWSVWDENFSWDNSENAAVTLSALLASLNSCCNPWIYMLFSGHLLYDFLACFPCWNKPQNTLHKVDSESSIRRNTLLTKLAAVRTKDGFDSWKDPCNSRKSSQSLGLDYSRKSSQCFQLDC is encoded by the exons ATGGGCAACGCGTCGAACCAAACCACGGCGAACAACGACACCGACCCGTTCGGCAGGAACGAAGACGTGGCCAAAATGGAGATCACGGTTTTAAGCGTCACCTTCCTCGTTGCGGTGATCGGAAATCTGTGCGTGTTGCTGGCCATGCACAACACCAAGAAGAAGAGCTCACGGATGCACTTGTTCATCAAGCACCTGAGCCTCGCGGACCTGGTGGTGGCTTTCTTCCAGGTTCTTCCACAGCTCTGCTGGGAGATCACCTTCAGGTTTTACGGACCTGACTTTCTTTGCCGCATTGTCAAGCATCTCCAAGTCCTAGGCATGTTCGCATCCACCtatatgatggtgatgatgacacTGGACCGCTACATCGCCATATGCCACCCTCTGAAGACTCTCCAGCAGCCCACAAAGCGCGCCTACATCATGATCGGGTCCACTTGGCTCTTCAGCCTGTTGCTCAGCACCCCTCAATACTTCATCTTCTCTCTGAGCGAGATCCAGAACGGCTCGGATGTGTATGACTGCTGGGGCCACTTCATCGAGCCGTGGGGCATCCGCGCCTACATCACCTGGATCACCGTGGGCATCTTCCTCATCCCTGTCATCATCCTCATGATCTGCTACGGGTTCATATGCCACAGTATCTGGAAGAACTTCAAGTCCAAGACCAAGAGAGGCGCTCTGCACAGCACTAAGAACGGGATGATTGGAAAGGCGTCTGTCAGTAGTGTCACCATCATCTCAAGAGCCAAACTAAGAACAGTGAAGATGACATTCGTGATCGTTTTGGCGTACATTGTGTGCTGGGCTCCGTTCTTCATCGTGCAAATGTGGTCAGTCTGGGATGAAAACTTCTCCTGGGATA ATTCTGAAAATGCAGCGGTGACCCTCTCAGCCCTGCTGGCGAGTCTCAACAGCTGCTGTAACCCGTGGATCTACATGCTCTTCAGTGGACACCTCCTCTATGACTTCTTAGCCTGTTTCCCTTGCTGGAACAAACCTCAAAACACGTTACACAAAGTGGACTCGGAAAGCAGCATCCGGAGGAACACCCTCCTGACAAAGCTAGCTGCTGTCCGGACCAAAGATGGGTTCGACTCTTGGAAAGACCCATGCAACTCCCGAAAGTCCAGTCAGTCTTTAGGACTAGACTATTCCCGCAAATCCAGTCAGTGTTTTCAACTTGACTGTTAG